The genomic stretch tgtTGCCATGTAAGCATGGAGCATCTTCTTGATTTTTACAGATTATTTCATGCTGAAATGATGGCTATTTGCATGGGTAGCCATTCTTTAAAACTAGCCACAGATGCACTCCTAGGGAGCACATAGATGTTTTTACAGGTGAACCgaaagagatgggagagattCCAAGCACTCCACACGCTGCCTTTGGCAATGCACCCTGTTATTGTGAAGATGTGGTCTGTTAAGCAAATTCGAAGTTCAATATCAGATAAACCCGGCATGAAGgcagtattttcattttcttcataaaatgttAATTGTAAACAAAAAGATGTGCTGTCTTGTGCATGCATATAAAATCTGGAGCTAGTTACCAAGTGACACAATGTATCAAGGGCCTTTGATAAAATGTAAGAAAGGATGTTTCCTTTTTATACCTTGCCCCTAAGACAATGCTAGCTCCTGTACAaagaagtcattttcctttctcatatatttgattgatattttatttcatttatatgtttCTCCAGTTGCTTTTTATGtttagctccccccccccccttttcttggCATAAGCAACAAGATTTACAAATGGTGTGTGTTTAagagtttcttagccatttgaagTACTGTTTTGGCAGATATTACCAGAACAAAACTGGTACTAAAGATGTGTGTGTTCTTGCGTGATCAAGTAGTGCAGGGTTATACATTTTGGCTCCCAAAATGTGGCAGCAGAGAATCTAACTTTCTAACAATTACAGTCACCGAAAAGAATACTGCGGCCATTTCCAAACATCTCCCTGTAATGTGTAGACACAGCAACAGATACTATCTTCTCCTGTGAATTCCCTGACCCAAACCATGGCTGTGTGAAGTAGGCAGCACTGAACAATGAGAATCTCTGCCTTTATCTCAGTGCTTAGCAGGCCAGGAATGCCTGGAAGGTGCTGGTGGCTGCCTTCGTCCCATTGCACATACAACAAGATTGATTTCTCAATTCAgtaataaaggtgtgtgctaaaTATCTGCATCTACCTGAGTCTCCCCTTCCTTCAGCAACACGAAAACCGCAGTGTTTTCCAGATCCGATCTTTATCCAAATTCCGCACGGCCTCAAAATTTAACCCTGTTTCTTAAGTGTAACCCATGCCCCTCTCCTTTTAGAATAAGAATCTTAATGCCCCCAAATTTAATCAATTGCTCGTCAGAGGCTGTGTTCTTATAATCTGCCATTTCTTCCGAAGATAAACAGTATCATTTTAGGCATTTGTGAAAGAGAATCATATTACTGGTGCTTAagcagtttttgcttttttttaatcttaatccATCTTAAACCAGTGgagcagaaatatttaaaaatgtttcatttcaaGCGGAGTTCATGATAAATTGCAATAATTGTGATGTGCCATAAATCCCAGAGCCTATGCATTTTGCATTGGATTCAGGATTGAGGTCAGGAAATTtggagaaatttaaagaaaatgattcatCAGTCCTTTTGTTCTGTTGGCCAGGGTCCCGGGATTCTTGAGCTGTGCCCAGCTGACGAGCTTTTGAAGATGGCACAATAACTGCCCAGTGATGCCTGACCATGACAGCACAGCCCTCTTAAGCCGGCAAACCAAGAGGAGAAGGGTTGACATTGGAGTGAAAAGGACAGTAGGGACAGCATCTGCATTTTTTGCTAAGGCAAGGGCAACATTTTTCAGTGCCATGAATCCCCAAGGCTCAGAGCAGGATGTTGAATATTCTGTGGTGCAACACGCAGATGGGGAAAAGTCTAACGTACTCCGCAAGCTGCTGAAGAGGGCGAACTCGTATGAAGATGCCATGATGCCTTTTCCAGGAGCAACTATAATTTCCCAGCTGTTGAAAAATAACATGAACAAAAACGGTGGCACCGAGCCCAGTTTCCAAGCCAGCGgtctctccagcacaggctccgAAGTACATCAGGAGGATATATGCAGCAACTCTTCAAGAGACAGCCCCCCAGAGTGTCTTTCCCCTTTTGGCAGGCCTACTATGAGCCAGTTTGATGTGGATCGCTTATGCGACGAGCACCTGAGAGCAAAGCGCGCCCGGGTTGAGAATATCATCCGGGGTATGAGCCATTCCCCCAGTGTGGCATTAAGGggcaatgaaaatgaaagagagatGGCCCCGCAGTCTGTTAGTCCCCGagaaagttacagagaaaacaaacGCAAGCAGAAGCtgccccagcagcagcaacagagttTCCAGCAGCTGGTTTCAGCCCGAAAAGAACAGAAGCGAGAGGAGCGCCGACAGCTGAAACAGCAGCTGGAAGACATGCAGAAGCAGCTGCGCCAGCTGCAGGAGAAGTTCTACCAGGTCTACGACAGCACCGACTCTGAAAATGAGGAAGATGGCGACCTGTCTGAAGACAGCATGCGATCGGAGATCCTGGATGCGCGGGCCCAGGACTCGGTGGGGCGCTCAGACAATGAGATGTGTGAGCTGGACCCGGGGCAGTTCATCGACAGGGCTCGAGCCCTAATCAGGGAGCAGGAGATGGCTGAGAACAAGCCCAAGCGAGAAGgcagcaacaaagaaagagaccacGGGCCAAACTCCTTGCAGCCAGAAGGCAAGCATCTGGCAGAGACGTTAAAGCAGGAGCTGAACACAGCCATGTCACAGGTCGTGGACACGGTGGTCAAAGTCTTCTCAGCCAAACCCTCTCGCCAGGTTCCTcaggtcttcccacctctccAAATCCCCCAGGCCAGATTTGCAGTCAATGGGGAAAACCACAATTTCCATACGGCCAACCAGCGCCTGCAATGCTTTGGTGACGTCATCATTCCGAACCCCCTGGACACCTTTGGCAATGTGCAGATGCCCAGTTCCACAGACCAGACAGAAGCACTTCCCCTGGTGGTCCGCAAAAACTCATCCGAGCAATCTGCCTCCGGCCCAACTACTGGTGGCCACCACCAGCCCCTGCACCAGTCGCCTCTCTCTGCCACCGCCGGCTTCACCACCCCTAGCTTCCGCCACCCCTTTCCCCTGCCCCTGATGGCCTACCCATTTCAGAGTCCACTAGGTGCTCCCTCTGGCTCCTTCTCGGGAAAAGACAGAGCCTCTCCCGAGTCCTTAGACTTGACTAGGGACACGACGAGTCTGAGGACCAAGATGTCGTCCCACCATCTGAGCCACCACCCCTGTTCACCAGCACACCCACCCAGCACCGCAGAAGGACTGTCTTTATCACTCATAAAGTCCGAGTGTGGCGATCTTCAAGATATGTCCGACATCTCACCTTATTCGGGAGGCgcaatatccttttatttttctcctcaagaacaaacataaacaaaagtccaAAGGAGGTCCCCCTCACAAGCGTAGCCATCCACACTATACAGGATGTCTAGGGTGACCTATGTCAGTATGGTTTTTGGCATGTTCTGTGGGGTTTAGTTTTGTTCGGGTTTGGGGACTTTGAGGCGGGGTTTGACTCttgtaggcctggctggcctgggtcTCCTGAGATGTTCAGATGATAGGCATACACAACAGTGCACAGCCAGTACCTTCTTAAAGATGTAGTCTTTCCTAATACTCACATAATAGCCTTGTGGGATCCGTACACTGGGTGTTTCTGATTGCAGAGAAAGTTAAACACTAACTCCAGCATCCCTGCAACTTTGACAAGTGCACAGTTGCCCCTAGGAACTGTCTCTGAGGCAGTCTCCCAGCAGtgcttccttctgcctttcttccttgtgACTTTCTCGTCTTCTTTCTGGAGAGCAGAGGGGGGAGAAAAGCCAGTTTTCAGACCTGTGATTCCATCCAGAATTCTCACTGCTTTGGAGGCCTCCGTGGCTGCAGAGGCGTGACTAGATCGCAGGAAGGCAAGGACGCCACTGCCGAGCCTGTGGGATAGCGATGGTTGTGAGGACGGCTTGCATTCTGTCTTTAATTTTGAAACTTTTTCAAAGGAAATGGGCAGGTACTGATGTATTCCGACGGCGTTAGCCTCTGTGTATCACCAAGGTCTGTTCTGTGGTCTGGGGCAGCTGCCTGTACGCATGAGTGACCTCTGCTCAGCCAAACACAGAAATCTTTTGTCCTGACATACACAAAGCAAATTATTTTGGAAAACGAGAGAACACAGTTAAATCCAAAACTCGGCTATCTAAAAATGGCCCGGTTAGTGGAGCTTTTCCATCCTGACCCTAACTCTTAGGTAGAGATGTCAAATATATCTTTAGCAGATCTGTTCTGTATGCCAGTGATTTTTAATCCAtaacttttttcttctgtcaatcagccctttcaatattttttcaattttgtggttGTCTTAGGCAGGGGGATAGTAGCATTTGGGGGCAGGTAGAGACATGCCTCTTGTATAATAAATTAGCAGATGATATAAAATTTAGCAATTAAGTTGGCTGTTACTAAATTGAGGATTTTGAACAATAATCTTGATGACAGAGGTTGACATTTTAGTAGCAGAGCCCACTCCAGAGGCTGCACCGAAGTCCCTAGTTCTCAGGACAATAGAAGTATGCTCTCATTCCTCCAGGGCAGCTATTGGTAACTTGAGCTGATGCCACAAGCATGAGACCTCTTGGGCCACTAAGCCCAAGAATCTCTTCCCACCCTGATGAAGACAAAAATGTCTCAGGCAAAGACAAAGACACCGAGGTCTTAGATCTGAGTCTGAGTTTGTTTGCTGGGTCAACCTCAGTTTCTCGAAAGCTGGCATTCAGTGCACCAAAAGTTGAGCCCTAAAGTTCTGCCCCATATTCCCAGCTGGCAGTGCATTTTGCTCAGAGCGACTGAAGCAGAGCtgctggaagggaagggaagaagatagGAACACTTGGGCAGTAATCTACCCGAGAATGTAATCCTGTTAGACTGATTTATGTCTAAGGCTAGACTCCTTGCACCTCAGAGAACTGTATTTTAAACCACATAGTAAAGTAGCTATGTCCCCCTCCCAGTAACACACGCTCATCTTAGTGACCAGTTAAGTTGGGTGACAAAATCCCAGATGCCCACAGCAAAGTCTCATTGATAACAGCAGCTTTCTAAGTTCGGACCTGGACTCATGGTGGATAACTGTAGTTatgcccccccttttttgttaGCTTGTTTTCTAGGGAGAGAAAAGGCATTGGTTTGCTCTGAGTGTCCACTAAGCTCACTATGCCATCCTTCTCTCTAAATCCCCTGAGGAATTTTGAGGATTCGAACAAAAAGGAGTCCCTTGTGCAGAGAGACTTTTCCTGTCTCCTGCTGCATAGAGCCCCTTTCTAAATAGTAGTGGCAGGAGACCCCCATGTTGGCCCGAAATCCAGGTTTCTGTATCTGGAGTTGCTTCCTTCCTCCAGGCTCCATGGCCTTGGGCCTCTCGCTGTAATTAGCCATTCTGTTTCCCACGCCTTGGCCTCTAACCTCTGGATTTACACTTTCCTCTACTCCTTGTACCTGTGACCGGCCAGCTTGTCACTAGGCCTGGGTGTCAGAAGAAAGGACAGGCAAGCCACAGCAGGAATCCTCTTCCCATGTAGCACCTGCTCCCCTAAGCGTGGTTCACCTGCCTGAGACTTCTGTTCTACAGACCATTTTGTCTGCTTTATTTTAGAGTGGGAGTGGGGAGTATCTCAAGCTTTGATTAATAAAATCTTGAGGAATCACAGCAAGAAATGTTAAACTTCAGTTTTTAGACTACAGGGCCCTAAGGGGAAGATATCGATGGAGCAAGTAGAAGTGTATTGGGATGGTACGAGCAGACTGCCAATCATCAGTGTGCTTTTAGAGTTCTTTAAATTGTCGTGAATAACCTTTATTTTCAGACCCTCAGCCTACTAGGTGCAATACCCGAGGTCTTTTCCATGCTAGGTGAAGAACCTGCCCCCTGAACAATCACTCCAGGGCTACATAACCTCCCCCTTCAAGAACACTCCTTTCTTACTCCAAAGGGCCTTCCTGTTTCAGTGGCCATAATAAGGACTAGTGCTGACTGCCAGCTTCTCGCATGGCTCAGGCTCCATGGAACATGTCTGTCATCTGTGTTTGAAGTCCccctagaaggaaggaaggaagtcacgGTCGTGTTCATGTCCACCGGAACTTCAGTACACCTGGTCAAAGAGCTCGTGTCTTGGGTATAAAACAGTGTGTTCACTGTCTTTGCAAATGGATCAGTTTAATCAAATATTAAGTTATAGTCAAATTCCCGAAGAATCGCTAGCCAATTGTCTCTCTCTGTGACGTTCCTTGTCTCTCATCTTCTTTGCATCTCAAGAAAAATAGCCTTGTGTGCGCCTTTCACATTTGCATCCCCCGAGCTCAAGCGCAAGGTTGTCAGATGCATCATTAAGAGATGTGCGGCTGGAGGTCCTCAGCCTGTTCTCTGAGAAGGCTTGACATGTGCAAAGAATGTCCCGGGAATATTTGGGGTTGAGAAGGGAAAACCATTTCACGAGACAAACTGAAGTCCAACACGAAACCCCAGTTTAAAATGATGgttgttttcttgttgctcttCTTTTCGGTTTGTTGAAAGAAAAAGTCTCACTgcgtagcctaggctgaccttgaggtcacagcaatcctcctgcctcagcacccctCATGCTGGGAATATACGTGTGAGTGTGATCTTTGACATTTTTAGAAGCTTTGGAGGCCCTCGGAACTTAACACATAGATGAAATCCTGAATGACTATAGGCACCTAACCGTCTCCAGAAGCTCTCTGATGTCAGACTCCCAGGAGAGTGACAGCCAGCTCTGTTACTGTGGCTAACTGAGAGCTTAGCTCTTTTCCATCCGTTGAATTTTCTCAGGGAAGCCTCAGAACAAATCAGAGAAGGAAACTTCTTTCCGTTTCAAAGTGTTTAGAAAATGGGAAAACCCTCTTCCCCGTGTGGAACCGCAGCTTAAAACCCAGAGTTCAActaggggaattttttttttcttcctgtagcCTTCAGGGCCTATTCTTCTTGCGTTTGCCTTTTTGCTGCCTGAGCTGTTCCTGCGGCTGCTGTTTAGGTAAGGTTATATTGTGCTTGGTAAACAAACCGCATTGAGACTCTCAGGTTGTTTGGACTCTCAGGTCCAGCTGTACCCCGCTCCTTCCCTGAGCCTTTATATGCCAAGCAGATGTCTTTCATTAATTTATGGAtttatcatcttttctttttttttccttttcctttttttttttttacacctgGCAGCCGTCTCAAGTTTCTGCAGTTATTGTCTATTTGCATTACACATAGAATTGGATGTCATCTGTCTTCAcaaagctgaggctcagagaatggAGCAGCGCGAGCTGCCCGGACAGCGCTTGTTtgcaccccctcccctcccccatcccttcacctccttaatatttatttgtgctcattttctttcctggccTTGAATGGAGCTTAGCGCGTGTTCAGTACAGCTGTATGTTTACTGAATCTATTCCATCGTGAGTCATTGTGCGTGTGTAAGTATCCAGGAAACGGCTAGTGCCTTCTTGGAAGAGCAGTTGCTTTCAGCACAAGCACTTAAAAGGGAAATTAACCAATTGGTCAGTTCAGATTGattttgaggaggaaaaaaaggattaTCTAACTGCTGGCTTTTAAATGTTTCATTAGctatttttaatagtttattagaaacatatattttatgagaatttTATCTTAATTACACAAGGATCTCAAGGGACAGAGGCAGGGTCTGTTTCTCTTTGGGCGGATGGTGCCAGGTATTACCAACCAGAAACATCTTGAAGCAAAAACTTGAGCAATCCggataaaataatgttttaatttttcattaaataaaaagtctctaaattctgatttaaaaagggaatggattttttttttttaatacaagagGCTAAAATATCTTAGCAAAATTGAGATGGAAAGCCCCAGGGTATTTGGGCAGCTCTGTGCCTTTCTTAGACACACGGCCAAACAGTTTGTCTTTTGTATGAGACCAAATCTACAAGATTTGGGACTTAGAATCATAGGGAGGGCCCTGAGAGAGAAAAGATTAGAGCCCAGATCGAAGATATTCATCCGAGTTGGGGCTCGTCTGAAAACTCTT from Arvicola amphibius chromosome 12, mArvAmp1.2, whole genome shotgun sequence encodes the following:
- the Prox1 gene encoding prospero homeobox protein 1 isoform X3, which codes for MPDHDSTALLSRQTKRRRVDIGVKRTVGTASAFFAKARATFFSAMNPQGSEQDVEYSVVQHADGEKSNVLRKLLKRANSYEDAMMPFPGATIISQLLKNNMNKNGGTEPSFQASGLSSTGSEVHQEDICSNSSRDSPPECLSPFGRPTMSQFDVDRLCDEHLRAKRARVENIIRGMSHSPSVALRGNENEREMAPQSVSPRESYRENKRKQKLPQQQQQSFQQLVSARKEQKREERRQLKQQLEDMQKQLRQLQEKFYQVYDSTDSENEEDGDLSEDSMRSEILDARAQDSVGRSDNEMCELDPGQFIDRARALIREQEMAENKPKREGSNKERDHGPNSLQPEGKHLAETLKQELNTAMSQVVDTVVKVFSAKPSRQVPQVFPPLQIPQARFAVNGENHNFHTANQRLQCFGDVIIPNPLDTFGNVQMPSSTDQTEALPLVVRKNSSEQSASGPTTGGHHQPLHQSPLSATAGFTTPSFRHPFPLPLMAYPFQSPLGAPSGSFSGKDRASPESLDLTRDTTSLRTKMSSHHLSHHPCSPAHPPSTAEGLSLSLIKSECGDLQDMSDISPYSGGAMQEGLSPNHLKKAKLMFFYTRYPSSNMLKTYFSDVKFNRCITSQLIKWFSNFREFYYIQMEKYARQAINDGVTSTEGLSITRDCELYRALNMHYNKANDFESGLRSRVLFYLLHSGAATRISPTIPVTSPTADACDVGR
- the Prox1 gene encoding prospero homeobox protein 1 isoform X1; its protein translation is MPDHDSTALLSRQTKRRRVDIGVKRTVGTASAFFAKARATFFSAMNPQGSEQDVEYSVVQHADGEKSNVLRKLLKRANSYEDAMMPFPGATIISQLLKNNMNKNGGTEPSFQASGLSSTGSEVHQEDICSNSSRDSPPECLSPFGRPTMSQFDVDRLCDEHLRAKRARVENIIRGMSHSPSVALRGNENEREMAPQSVSPRESYRENKRKQKLPQQQQQSFQQLVSARKEQKREERRQLKQQLEDMQKQLRQLQEKFYQVYDSTDSENEEDGDLSEDSMRSEILDARAQDSVGRSDNEMCELDPGQFIDRARALIREQEMAENKPKREGSNKERDHGPNSLQPEGKHLAETLKQELNTAMSQVVDTVVKVFSAKPSRQVPQVFPPLQIPQARFAVNGENHNFHTANQRLQCFGDVIIPNPLDTFGNVQMPSSTDQTEALPLVVRKNSSEQSASGPTTGGHHQPLHQSPLSATAGFTTPSFRHPFPLPLMAYPFQSPLGAPSGSFSGKDRASPESLDLTRDTTSLRTKMSSHHLSHHPCSPAHPPSTAEGLSLSLIKSECGDLQDMSDISPYSGGAMQEGLSPNHLKKAKLMFFYTRYPSSNMLKTYFSDVKFNRCITSQLIKWFSNFREFYYIQMEKYARQAINDGVTSTEGLSITRDCELYRALNMHYNKANDFEQVPERFLEVAQITLREFFNAIIAGKDVDPSWKKAIYKVICKLDSEVPEIFKSPNCLQELLHE
- the Prox1 gene encoding prospero homeobox protein 1 isoform X2, with product MPDHDSTALLSRQTKRRRVDIGVKRTVGTASAFFAKARATFFSAMNPQGSEQDVEYSVVQHADGEKSNVLRKLLKRANSYEDAMMPFPGATIISQLLKNNMNKNGGTEPSFQASGLSSTGSEVHQEDICSNSSRDSPPECLSPFGRPTMSQFDVDRLCDEHLRAKRARVENIIRGMSHSPSVALRGNENEREMAPQSVSPRESYRENKRKQKLPQQQQQSFQQLVSARKEQKREERRQLKQQLEDMQKQLRQLQEKFYQVYDSTDSENEEDGDLSEDSMRSEILDARAQDSVGRSDNEMCELDPGQFIDRARALIREQEMAENKPKREGSNKERDHGPNSLQPEGKHLAETLKQELNTAMSQVVDTVVKVFSAKPSRQVPQVFPPLQIPQARFAVNGENHNFHTANQRLQCFGDVIIPNPLDTFGNVQMPSSTDQTEALPLVVRKNSSEQSASGPTTGGHHQPLHQSPLSATAGFTTPSFRHPFPLPLMAYPFQSPLGAPSGSFSGKDRASPESLDLTRDTTSLRTKMSSHHLSHHPCSPAHPPSTAEGLSLSLIKSECGDLQDMSDISPYSGGAMQEGLSPNHLKKAKLMFFYTRYPSSNMLKTYFSDVKFNRCITSQLIKWFSNFREFYYIQMEKYARQAINDGVTSTEGLSITRDCELYRALNMHYNKANDFEVPERFLEVAQITLREFFNAIIAGKDVDPSWKKAIYKVICKLDSEVPEIFKSPNCLQELLHE